One genomic segment of Trichoplusia ni isolate ovarian cell line Hi5 chromosome 5, tn1, whole genome shotgun sequence includes these proteins:
- the LOC113493940 gene encoding uncharacterized protein LOC113493940 isoform X1 — protein sequence MQENNNFETIIRTWRRLSGEQIETAVVSMSGDSPDFQPHKKKEEETDLLMPERTKAPIASIATGGTALGAPDAPSDSTATGNAEEKQEFIRHDNKEESKEAAGDTNSKEFKSEKSDDYLDNDKVTNKAEKQDKEADKYGDKVDSVYLRPPPPHKTRSSASTVDDEDCGIKCLYYTIQCCDCVLM from the exons ATGCAAGAAAACAACAATTTTGAAACTATCATTCGCACATGGCGTCGTTTGTCCGGGGAACAAATAGAAACTGCTGTAGTAAG CATGTCTGGAGATTCACCTGATTTTCAACCGCACAAGAAGAAAGAAGAGGAGACTGACTTGTTAATGCCTGAGAGGACTAAGGCTCCTATTGCAAGTATAGCTACAGGTGGAACTGCATTAGGAGCACCTGACGCACCCTCAGACAGCACTGCTACTGGGAATGCTGAAGAGAAACAGGAGTTTATTCGACATGACAACAAAGAAGAGAGTAAA GAGGCCGCTGGGGACACAAACAGCAAGGAATTCAAGAGTGAAAAGAGTGATGACTATCTTGACAATGATAAAGTCACAAATAAAGCTGAGAAGCAAGATAAGGAGGCCGACAAGTATGGAGATAAAGTGGACTCTGTGTACTTGAGACCTCCCCCACCGCACAAGACTAGGTCGTCCGCTTCAACCGTTGATGATGAAGACTGTGGCATCAAGTGCCTATACTACACAATCCAATGTTGTGACTGTGTTCTCATGTAa
- the LOC113493940 gene encoding uncharacterized protein LOC113493940 isoform X2 encodes MYNMSGDSPDFQPHKKKEEETDLLMPERTKAPIASIATGGTALGAPDAPSDSTATGNAEEKQEFIRHDNKEESKEAAGDTNSKEFKSEKSDDYLDNDKVTNKAEKQDKEADKYGDKVDSVYLRPPPPHKTRSSASTVDDEDCGIKCLYYTIQCCDCVLM; translated from the exons ATGTACAA CATGTCTGGAGATTCACCTGATTTTCAACCGCACAAGAAGAAAGAAGAGGAGACTGACTTGTTAATGCCTGAGAGGACTAAGGCTCCTATTGCAAGTATAGCTACAGGTGGAACTGCATTAGGAGCACCTGACGCACCCTCAGACAGCACTGCTACTGGGAATGCTGAAGAGAAACAGGAGTTTATTCGACATGACAACAAAGAAGAGAGTAAA GAGGCCGCTGGGGACACAAACAGCAAGGAATTCAAGAGTGAAAAGAGTGATGACTATCTTGACAATGATAAAGTCACAAATAAAGCTGAGAAGCAAGATAAGGAGGCCGACAAGTATGGAGATAAAGTGGACTCTGTGTACTTGAGACCTCCCCCACCGCACAAGACTAGGTCGTCCGCTTCAACCGTTGATGATGAAGACTGTGGCATCAAGTGCCTATACTACACAATCCAATGTTGTGACTGTGTTCTCATGTAa